The genomic DNA CCCTGTGTGTACATTGATGATCCCGCGAGTGTGCATGTGAATGAAGTTGAAAATTTCATGCGGCATGGCGTGGAAGCCCGGCCGCGGCTTGACGTTGTCGTAGTAGTGGTGGGTGATGAAGATGCCGGCGGGGTTCATGGGAAACGCCCAGAAACCGTAGAGGTGCACTTCCTCACACATCTCCAAGGCGGCGGTCACGAGCATGAGGCCGCTGCTGACCCGCTTGGCCCGAACGCCCTGCACCGCCCAGAAACGCTGCACATTGAGCAGGTACTGCGGGTGGAAGAAGAACACGCCCCTCTGGGAGTCGAAGTCATCCAGCATGTACTTGACTCTGAATGATACGTCGGTGTTGCGGGTGTTGTAGAAGGCGGGAAGCACCACCGAGGAGTTCTCGTAATTCTGGAGGACCTCGTAAAACGGTCGCCGCCATTTCTCCAGcttctgaaacctgcagaggaagaaaaacattattttttcttttttttttttaaattgtcaatTATCGGTATTACAAACATGATTATGATTACTGCTACATATATATCAACAACACAAtgtcacttaaataaaatataaataaaattggtcTGCTAAGGGGTTggaataaatttgaaaaaataatcgtaattttaatgtttttgtcaatttacaaTTATTGAGTTTAAGGTTTTCAGtgatattaaaatacatttttaaatcagtatctttaaacattttaaagtagGGCAATTTTTTGGAGCCAAATCATTTTATGGGTATAATATTTTATGGGTATAATATTTTGCTAGTGTATTAATTGAGTTAATTACATAGGTTTCATGAACTGTGAAATTAGGACtattcaaaatatcattttttaaattttgttttttatacttttttcgaacatttctgaaaaaaaattctgtaaaaTTTAACCAAAGGGAGGtagcacaaaacaacaaaaacaaatacatgttCAATAGTAAGAATAGAAGTAAAACATGAGATGCAAAAAGGAGACCAAAAGGAGAAAGGAGGGGCTGATTCTTCGCTCAGAGCCATATTTGCAGTACCTCTCAGTAATAATGCTCGGATTGATTGTCACCAGATCTGTCTTAGTGCCGACATCAGCTGAGTACTTCTCGTTGATGGGTGGGATGTTGCACCTGCAAGAAAAGAAAGTCAGCTGAACGTGTTTGATTAAACCTGAAACAAATTAGAAAGGCTGGTGAGCTGCACAATTAGTCATATAATAGTTATGATTCTACAATAAATACGACTGTTTGCTAAACCCCTCTCCTCAAAAGCAATTGGCCAATAATAGCCTAGCACCCTTAACTAGGCAAGACAGGTTAATTGCTACAATGTATTCACTGAGTGAGTCACTAGGATGGCCTACACATGTCCCACCCTGTTCTACACGAACCTAACCTTTTAATGTGTCGCTCCTGTGGTCGGGAGCTGGCATCCACCTGTTTTTAATTGAACTCAAGCTAACATTATGAACTCATTAGCTAACCAACTACAGCTGATGGAACCATCAGACTACAATTTTTTGTTAGCTGATCATCCCCAGTGGCTACAGGAGCAGCAAGAGGGTCCAATCCAGCTTGTGGCTCTTCTTCCCACAGCTCAAAAACATGCAccttaggtttaactggtgactctaaattgcccgtaggagtgaatggttgtctgtctccatgCGTCTGCCccgtgatagtctggcgacctgcccaaggtgtaccccgcctctcgcccaatgtcagctgggatcagctcctgATTGACTTCTTTGGTGCCAATTTAGGTGTTCCCTATTCACAGATAAAATTCTGCCCAACCACAGACAAGAGAAGTTTAACAAGACTGGCAAAAGTTCAAGCCCAATCTTATGTCTTTTTGAGTGATTGCAAGCTCTGTTAGCATTGTTCCCAAGTCCAAGTTTTGTATTCAAAGACAACAATCATAAACAATGAAGCGTTGTATCCGTTATACCTAAACACAAAATCTGCCGAGTCAATTTCCTTCCCACATTTGGTGTTCTTGATGATGCCGCCATTTCCAATAACAGCACATTTCTTGTACTGTGATTTGGAATACGGCATATCCTGGATGAGACAGACACGTTTTGTTAAATGCAGACAGGCAACATTGTGCACATCAAATAGATCTCATCACCAGGTTTAGTAGCACAGACTTACATCTGGGAACATCTTGAAGACTTCAGTGGTGATGGGAAGAATACCACTGGTGTCCACCTCGTACCTCAGCTTGGTCCCTGCTGGAGTGTTCCTCTTGGTGGTGAACAGAAAGGAAGGAGCATTACAGCAGCGGGACAGAGACATCCTTCAGGAGGACACCAGAGAAAAGACGGGGGGTTAGTTTTCAGAAA from Centropristis striata isolate RG_2023a ecotype Rhode Island chromosome 19, C.striata_1.0, whole genome shotgun sequence includes the following:
- the st8sia5 gene encoding alpha-2,8-sialyltransferase 8E isoform X2, whose amino-acid sequence is MLRRRMGYVDPSSGKDILGNRSLCFIFICAFGLVTLLQQILYGKNYIKSAQQFSRLKGDETGNWTGPVNFSDDGSLKPARNGRKRCFRQTFQPDSHITSVIVTPCLADIKKKKKRYLENYDGSYEFNSTACRELRQEIMDVKVLTMVKTSDLFERWRNLQVCRWEQNKEETSNFKMSLSRCCNAPSFLFTTKRNTPAGTKLRYEVDTSGILPITTEVFKMFPDDMPYSKSQYKKCAVIGNGGIIKNTKCGKEIDSADFVFRCNIPPINEKYSADVGTKTDLVTINPSIITERFQKLEKWRRPFYEVLQNYENSSVVLPAFYNTRNTDVSFRVKYMLDDFDSQRGVFFFHPQYLLNVQRFWAVQGVRAKRVSSGLMLVTAALEMCEEVHLYGFWAFPMNPAGIFITHHYYDNVKPRPGFHAMPHEIFNFIHMHTRGIINVHTGPCT
- the st8sia5 gene encoding alpha-2,8-sialyltransferase 8E isoform X1 — protein: MLRRRMGYVDPSSGKDILGNRSLCFIFICAFGLVTLLQQILYGKNYIKSAQQFSRLKGDETGNWTGPVNFSDDGSLKPARNGRKRCFRQTFQPDSHITSVIVTPCLADIKKKKKRYLENYDGSYEFNSTACRELRQEIMDVKVLTININRKVHGHGYPSSFHKSLCLSARVKTSDLFERWRNLQVCRWEQNKEETSNFKMSLSRCCNAPSFLFTTKRNTPAGTKLRYEVDTSGILPITTEVFKMFPDDMPYSKSQYKKCAVIGNGGIIKNTKCGKEIDSADFVFRCNIPPINEKYSADVGTKTDLVTINPSIITERFQKLEKWRRPFYEVLQNYENSSVVLPAFYNTRNTDVSFRVKYMLDDFDSQRGVFFFHPQYLLNVQRFWAVQGVRAKRVSSGLMLVTAALEMCEEVHLYGFWAFPMNPAGIFITHHYYDNVKPRPGFHAMPHEIFNFIHMHTRGIINVHTGPCT
- the st8sia5 gene encoding alpha-2,8-sialyltransferase 8E isoform X4; the protein is MLRRRMGYVDPSSGKDILGNRSLCFIFICAFGLVTLLQQILYGKNYIKSAQQFSRLKGDETGNWTGPVNFSDDGSLKPARNGRKRYLENYDGSYEFNSTACRELRQEIMDVKVLTMVKTSDLFERWRNLQVCRWEQNKEETSNFKMSLSRCCNAPSFLFTTKRNTPAGTKLRYEVDTSGILPITTEVFKMFPDDMPYSKSQYKKCAVIGNGGIIKNTKCGKEIDSADFVFRCNIPPINEKYSADVGTKTDLVTINPSIITERFQKLEKWRRPFYEVLQNYENSSVVLPAFYNTRNTDVSFRVKYMLDDFDSQRGVFFFHPQYLLNVQRFWAVQGVRAKRVSSGLMLVTAALEMCEEVHLYGFWAFPMNPAGIFITHHYYDNVKPRPGFHAMPHEIFNFIHMHTRGIINVHTGPCT
- the st8sia5 gene encoding alpha-2,8-sialyltransferase 8E isoform X3; translation: MLRRRMGYVDPSSGKDILGNRSLCFIFICAFGLVTLLQQILYGKNYIKSAQQFSRLKGDETGNWTGPVNFSDDGSLKPARNGRKRYLENYDGSYEFNSTACRELRQEIMDVKVLTININRKVHGHGYPSSFHKSLCLSARVKTSDLFERWRNLQVCRWEQNKEETSNFKMSLSRCCNAPSFLFTTKRNTPAGTKLRYEVDTSGILPITTEVFKMFPDDMPYSKSQYKKCAVIGNGGIIKNTKCGKEIDSADFVFRCNIPPINEKYSADVGTKTDLVTINPSIITERFQKLEKWRRPFYEVLQNYENSSVVLPAFYNTRNTDVSFRVKYMLDDFDSQRGVFFFHPQYLLNVQRFWAVQGVRAKRVSSGLMLVTAALEMCEEVHLYGFWAFPMNPAGIFITHHYYDNVKPRPGFHAMPHEIFNFIHMHTRGIINVHTGPCT